Part of the Aquimarina sp. MAR_2010_214 genome is shown below.
TCCTTTCACAAAAATGCTATCGTTTTGATTTACAGTGTTTTTTGGGTTTTCGAAAACTTGATTTTCTGTTCCATTCTGCAAACTCTCTATCATTTTCTTTTGACTTTGGGCTTTATTTATAGCTTTTAAAAACCGCTCAAAACTAAAAGGTTTTAAGAGGTAATCCAGAATGTTTAGTTCATAACCTTCAATAGCATATTCCTGATAAGCTGTAGTTACAATAATTAGAGGGGGATTACTTAAAGTACGTAAAAAATCCAATCCTTTAAGCTTGGGCATATTAATATCTAAAAAAATTAAATCCACATGATTTTCATTTAAATAATTCATAGCTTCAAATGCAGAATGGCATTCTTTCACAACATTTAAAAATGAAAGATTAGCGCAATAGTTTTTTATCACTTTATGGGCCAAAGGTTCGTCATCAATTGTAATGCAGTTCATTATAAATTTAATTTTAAATCAATAGTAAAAACAGTGTCCATTTTATCAATCTTAAGTTCATGTGCATTGGGATAAATTAAAGATAATCTTCTTTTTACATTTTCAAGACCAATACCACCATCATTTTCATTTTCGGTATCACTAAAATTGTTTTCAATATGTAGGTGCAATATCTTTTCTGTAGTCTGTAGTTTAAAGTTTATAAACGCATTTTTTTCCATGTGATCAAAACCGTGTTTAAATGCGTTTTCTAAAAATACAATTAAGATCATAGGTGCAATTTGCTTTGATGCATCATCAATTTTTTTTTCGAAAGTGATAATTCCACGGTTATGATGTCTCATTTTTTGCAGTTCAATAAAATTTTCTAGATATGTTACTTCTCCACCAATAGATACTCTGGGTTCTTTGCAATCATAGATCGTATAACGCATTATTTCAGACAATTTCAAAATCAAGGATGGTGTTTTGTCAGATTTTTCTAGTGAAAGTGCATATAAGTTATTTAATGTATTAAAGAAGAAGTGTGGATTGATTTGATTTTTCAGTAATGATAATTCTAAATGAAGACGATCATTTTCGATCTGATTTATTTTTGAGAGTTGAATAAACCATCTATAGGATAGGTTTAATAGCGTAGAAACCAGTATAATAACAATCATTCCAGTGATACCGCTTTCTGGTGCCATTTCCTGGTCAGGTTGATTAAACCAATATTGATCCATTAAGGGTTCACTATATCCTATGATATATCCCCAACCAATAATCGTTATAAGGAGTAATACAATATAAATGAAGTATCGTTTTTTTACTAAATACCTGGGGATAATCCAATATATATTGAAATAAACAGGAGGGGCTATTAACAAAAGAAAGCTTGTAGTAACTTGAAGAAAATAAGTAGTTAGAGATGATAACGTAAACGGATTTTTATCAGAAATAACAAAACTAAATACAACTATCAAAATTATAGTAAACAATACTAAAACATGTATTAGAATATTTTTTTTTCGGGTATCTAATGTTTGGATTTTCATAGTAATCTATTCTTGGAAATAAAAATATTAAAACTATCGGAGTTTGACTATTCTAATTAATGAATACACTATTATCATCAATGAAATTATGTTTTTTATCAACGAACAGCATTCATTAATGATAATACACTTTTTAGCTATTCATATATAGGAGTTGGTTAAAAAAAATTGATTTCTTCTCTCTCTTAACTTCTTTTTGTTGCTGACTTTAAATCAGTAGCTTATGGAATTAGTAATTAAAAATTTATGTAAAACATATTCAAATGGAGTAAAAGCATTAGATAATCTCTCTCTCGAAATTTCTAATGGGATGTTTGGTTTATTGGGGCCAAATGGCGCTGGTAAATCTTCATTAATGAGAACTTTGGCCACATTGCAGGAAGCAGATAAAGGGACAATACATTTGGACACCATTAATATTCTTGAAAACCCAATTGAGTTACGAAAAGTATTAGGGTATTTACCACAAGAATTTGGAGTATACCCAAAGATTACAGCAAAGCAATTATTGGATCATTTAGCAATATTAAAAGGCATCACAAACCGAAAGGAAAGAACAGAACTAGTAAACTTTTTATTGCAAAAAGTAAACCTGTATGAAAAAAGAAACAAAAGTGTTAAAGGCTTCTCGGGAGGGATGAAACAAAGAATAGGTATTGCTCAAGCACTGATTGGCAATCCAAAACTAATCATTGTAGATGAACCAACTGCTGGGTTAGACCCCGGAGAAAGAAATAGATTTCATAACCTTTTGGCAAACGTTGCAGAAGATGTCATCATTATTTTATCTACTCATATTGTAGAAGACGTAAGAGAATTATGTCAAAATATGGCGATTATGAATCAAGGAAAACTCATCTGTAAAGGTAAACCACAACATGTAATTGATGAATTAAATGAGAAAGTATGGCAAAAATTAATTGAACGAAATGAACTTGAAGGTTATAGCAATGAACATGTGGTTATCTCTAATAAAATGGTTGATGGTAAACCATTGATTCATGTTTTAAGCGACATAAAACCTGGAGCAGGATTTACTCTTGTTTCACCAACCTTAGAAGATGTGTTCTTTTCCAAAATTGATAGCATCAGAGAAATAGTATAAACCTGGATTAATCAACTAAAAACGTAACATCATGTTTAAAACATTTTTTTTCAAAGAGATATCAATGGGCTTAAAAAGGTCAATGGTCTATATTTTCTTTTTCATATTTGCTGCCATTGCAGCTATTGGGGTCGTTAGTGACGGTATTACTTTTGGAGGCGCAACTGGTAATATTTTAAAAAATGCACCACATGTTATAACGCTTTATGTTGCTAACTTGTCCATTATTGCATTGCTAATAGCTACTGCATACTTTAACAATGCAGCCTTACGGGATTATCAAAATAATTTTGATGGTATTATTTTTAGTACCGCTCTTAACAAAGCTAGTTATTTCTTTGGACGTTTTTTTGGGGCTCTATTTCTATCTACAATTCCTCTTTTAGGCGTTTTTTTTGGTTTTTTTATTGGCACTGATATTAGTGTTGAAATGGGAATGGCAAGTGCAGATAGAATGGGAATTCTTAATTCTGAAGCTTTTATAAATAACTATCTTATCTTTATTTTACCCAATATGTTTGTAGCTGGAGCAATTATTTTTGCGGTAGCTAATAAGTGGAAGAGTACAATGGTTTCATTTATTGCAACTATAATAATTATTGTTGCATATTTACTATCAGGGACATTTTTAAAGGATATTAGTACTGAAAGTTTCGCTGCATTGACAGATATTATGGGTTTAAAAGCTTATACCATAGACTCAAAATACTTTACTTCTATTGAAAAGAATACAGAAATTGTGTCTTTTACTGGTTGGCTTTTTGTGAATAGATTACTTTGGCTTAGTGTTGGGATTGTTACTATAATAGCATCATATTTATCATTCTCTTTTGTTCAGAAACATAAAAAAGTTAAAACGAAAAAGGAAACTAAAAAAAGTGATGTTTCCGTGCAGGTATTCAATCTTCCAAACACAACTAATAGTTTTAGTTTTATTACATCATGGAACCAATTCATTAGTTTTTTCAAGATTAATTTCTATACCATTTTAAAGAGCAACACATTTAAAATTCTACTTGCGTTTGGTGTACTAATTCTTATAAATAAATTGCTTAATGGTTTTGAATTTTATGGACTGCAATCATACCATGTAACATCAAAAATGCTTGCTTTTAATAGACCAATAAGTATGATTATTGGTATTATCATCTTAATATTTTTTAGTGGAGAGTTAGTTTGGAGAGAACGATCAAATAATATTAACGGTGTAATTGATGGTACACCACACAATTCACTTACACTAATTTTAGCTAAAATAGCTGCGCTAATAGTAATTAATCTACTGTTCGATTTGTTTTTAATTGTAGTATCAATTTTATATCAATTACTTAACGGATATACAAATCCTGAAATCGGAGTGTATGTGTTAGATTTTCTCTATTCAGGCGTCACTATGTACGTTATTTGGTCTTGTATTTTAGTATTCATACAAGTCATTCTAAACAATAAATACATCGCTTATTTTGTTTCAATTTTACTTATTTTCATGTTTGAATTTTTAATTGTAGACGCGCTTGGTATTAAATCATATATGCTAAATCTTGGTTTTACGCCATCTTACTTGTATTCTGATATGAATGGTTTTAGTTCAGAATTAATTGCAATAAATTGGTTTAATCTATATTGGATGCTGTTTGGTTTTGTTCTCATTACCCTGGCAAGTTTATTTTGGGTAAGAGGTACTGTCAAAGGAGTAAAGAGTAGATTTAAATCCGCTAAAAATCATTTCACTAAAAAATATGTTTTATGCCTATCTGTTATTGTGGTTCTATTTACTCTAACATCAAGTTTTGTGTATTACAATACTCAAATTTTAAACCCTTATGGTTCTGCTTCTGAGATTAAAATGATGCAGAAATCTTATGAAAATATGTATAAGAAGTATGAACATATAATACAGCCAAAAATTGTAGAAATCAAATATAAAGTTGATATATATCCAAATGACAGAAATGTAATTTCTAAATCGTTTATTACTATTGAAAACAAAGGAGAATATGCAATTGATTCTTTACATTATTCATTAATTCACTTTATTGATAGTGGTGTAGATGGCATAGAATTAAAAGAATCTGAATGGAAAAAATCGTTAACTATCCCTAATTCTAAATTGGTTTATAATGATAGTGATTTAGGATATCAAATATATAAATTAGAGAAACCTTTATTACCAGGAGCTCAAATGAAATTCACTCTTGAAACTGAATATTTAAGCAAAGGATTTGAAAATACAATGTCTAATATACGCGTTGTTAAAAACGGAACTTTTTTCGATTCAAATTACCTTTTACCTACTTTTGGTTATGAGGCATATAATGAAATAATGGACGCTAGTGATAGAAAAGAACGTGGGTTGAAACCTAGGAAACTAATAAATAAATTAGAGGAAAAAGATAAAACATACCTTAAAGAGAATTATATCACCGGAAAAATATCAGATTGGGTAAATGTAGAAACCACAATTTCTACATCTAATGACCAGACAGCAATTGCTCCAGGGACATTAGTTAAGCAATGGTCTGCAAATGGCAGAAATTATTTTAATTATAAAAATGACCATACATCTTTGAATTTCACCAATTTTATGTCAGCTAAATATGAAGTCGCACGAAAAAAGTGGAACGGTGTTGATATAGAAGTTTACTACCATAAAGCACACGATTATAACATTGATATCATGTTAAGCGGAATAGAGAAATCTTTAATGTATTATACCGAAAACTTTGGTCCATATTTTCATAAACAGGCAAGAATTATTGAAATCCCAAGATATTATAATTTTGCACAGTCATTCCCTGGAACAATGCCATATACAGAAGGTGGAGGGTTTGTTTCTAATCTCACAAATGAAAATGATACTAATGTTGTTTATTCAATAATAGCTCATGAGATGGCGCATCAATATTGGGGACATCAAGTTGTTGGTGCCAATGTACAAGGTGCAACAATGTTATCAGAAAGTTTTTCTGAATATGCAGCATTAATGGTTATGAAACATGAATTGAATGACGATATTAAAATGAAGCGATTTTTAGCATATGATTTTGAAAAATATTTGAAAGGAAGAAGTAATGAAACTCAAAAAGAATTGCCTTTATATCAAGTCGGAAATCAAGGATATATTCATTATGGCAAGGGAAGTTTAGTTTTGTATGCGCTACAGGATTATATTGGGGAAGAAAGAGTAAATACTGCTTTAAAAGCGTTTTTGAACGGCTATAAATACAAAGAAACGCCATTCCCTACAACGCTAGATTTTTTAACTTATTTAGAGCCTTTAATCCCTGAAAAATACAAATACTTAATTACTGATTGGTTCAAAGAAATAACGTTGTATGATTATCGATTAAAAGATGCTACTTATAAAAGAAAAGGAAACGGAAAATATAAAGTTTCAATGGATATCGAAGCATCTAAAATTAAAGTTGATGGTCTGGGTACCGAAACTAAGGTAAAACAACGCGATTGGGTAGATATAGGTGTATATGCAGATACAGAAGAAAAACACCTTATCTTTTCAAAAAGAGTGCTGTTTACCGATGAAAAAATGAATTTTTCTTTTGAGATTGATACTATTCCTGCAAAAGCTGCAATAGATCCAAAACGATTATTAATAGAACGGGTAATCGATGATAATGTTAAAGAGTTTTAAGAAAGACCAAATCTTTAATACATATTCAGCAAAAGAGCATAAGAGTAGGGTAAAGTATAAAAAGTGGTTAATACTTTTAATTTTAGTTTCTTACTCTTATGCAGTAGCTGATGACAAAATAACATAGATCAAATAACCGTAGAACAAAAATCTTGATGAAAATGATCACTATATAAAGTCATTTATTCATTAGCTTTTTTAAAACTGTACAGAATACTCTATTTATACTTCTATCTTTGCCAAAAATTATTTTATGTCAAGACAGTTTTCTGATTTAGGAGTTTTAGTTCCATTACAAAAAAGTTTAGTAGACCTAAATTTTTCTACACCAACCGATATTCAGGAAAAATCAATTCCTATTTTATTACAGAAGAAGGATGATTTTGTTGGTTTAGCCAAAACCGGAACAGGAAAAACGGCTGCATTTGGATTGCCATTGTTGCAAATGATTGATGCCAGTAATCCAAGTATTCAGGCCGTAATATTGGCCCCGACCAGAGAATTAGGACATCAGATTCATAGCGATTTAACATCTTTTATTAAGTATTTACCAGATATTTCTATTGCATCAGTGTGCGGAGGAATTCCTATCAAACCTCAAATTGAGCGTTTAACAAATCCTACCCATATAGTTATTGCAACTCCTGGACGTTTAATTGATTTGATGAACCGTGATGCTATTGATATTAAAAATTCTAACTATCTGGTTCTAGATGAAGCAGATGAGATGGTAAATTCATTAAAAGAAGATTTAGATAAAATAGTTGCAGTGCTACCAAAAAACAGAAGAACCATTCTGTTTACCGCTACGATGCCAGGAACCATAAAACAGATGGTGCAAAATTATATGTCTAAGCACATTATTCAAGTAAGTGCAGATATGGAAACTGTTGGACATCAAGGTATAGATCACCGATATGTTGTTGTAAAACCTATAGAAAAATTAGAAGTTTTAATGCATTTTCTTAGCTCAAAAGAAGGAGAGCGAGGTATTATTTTTTGTAAAACAAAAGCGGCAGTAAATAAGCTTGCAAAGAATCTTGCTATTAATAAATTTTCTTCTGGAGCACTACACGGTAGCTTATCACAGCCAATTCGTGATAGAATTATGGGGCAATTTAGAGAAGGACATATAGATATTCTTGTTGCTACAGATTTGGCTGCTAGAGGAATTGATATCAAAGAAATATCATATGTAGTCAATTATCATTTACCAGATGTTTACGATACCTATGTACATCGAAGTGGAAGAACCGCAAGAGCAGGAGCAAAGGGGTTATCTTTAACAGTATTACAACAAGAAGAAGCGCATGAAATATCTGATTTTGAAAATGAATTAGGTATCTCTTTTCAGGAGTATAAAAAAGCAGATGCCCAAAGTATCGAAGAAAATAATGGCCTTTTGTGGGCAAAGAAAATATTTAAAACCAAACCCAATCATACCGTTTCTACTGAGTTCAAAGATAAGATTAAAACAGTTTTTCATCACCTTACCAAAGAGGAATTGATAGAGAAACTGTTAGCAAATTACCTTGCGCAACATACAAATTCTACTCATACAAAAACAGAAATACCTAAGAAGAAAAAGAAATAAAACGTATGGCAAATATCATTAAAAAGCAACAACATATTCTCGAAAAGATGAATATTCAAAGCTTGAATCCTATGCAGGAAGACGCGCTTGTAGCCATTAAAGAAACTACCAATACAATTATACTTTCTCCTACCGGAACAGGAAAAACGCTGGCATTTTTATTACCTATTATTGCTAATTTAGATCCTGAAAGTACAGAGATACAAGCTTTAGTTTTAGTACCATCAAGAGAATTAGCTATTCAAATAGAACAAGTGGTTAGAGAAATGGGGTCAGGATATAAAGTAAATGCTGTATATGGTGGTCGCTCTATTTCTAAAGATAAAATAGAACTGAAGCATACTCCGGCAATTCTTATTGGTACACCAGGTAGAATAGTAGATCATTTCAGTAGAGAACGTTTTTCTAAAGAAAGCATAAAAACATTGGTGCTGGATGAATTTGACAAATCATTAGAAGTTGGTTTTGAATATGAAATGAGAGGCATTATAAATGAACTGCCAGGAATAAATAGAAGAATATTAACCTCTGCAACACAAGAAATAGACATTCCTGATTTTGTCAAATTAGAAAACCCAACTATTATTGATTACTTGGGAGATGGTGTTTCTAATTTAACAATAAAAACGATAGTATCTCCTTCAAAAAACAAGCTAGATACTCTTGTTTCACTATTACACCAATTAGGTAATCAACCCGGAATTATATTTTGTAATCTAAAAGATACTATAAGCAAAGTGAGTGACTTCCTGGATAAAAATAATATTAGTCATGGTTGTTTTTATGGAGGAATGGAGCAGAAAGATAGAGAACGTTCTTTAATCAAATTTAGAAACGGAACTCATCAGATTATTATTGCCACCGATTTGGCAGCCAGAGGAATCGATATCCCAGAGATAAAATACATTGTTCATTATCAACTTCCATTAAAAGTAGAAGAATTTACACATCGAAATGGTAGAACAGCCAGAGTAAATGCTAAAGGAACCGCTTATGTATTGAAATGGGAAAAGGAAAACTTACCAGATTTTATTGAAAATGCCGAAATAGAAACGATTAGTAAACACTCTATACGAGAACCTCAATATTGGCAAACTTTATTTATTTCTGGAGGTAGAAAGGATAAAATCTCTAAGGGAGATATTGCCGGATTATTTTTTAAACAAGGTAAAATTAATAAGGATCAATTAGGAGTTATAGAGTTAAAACAAGATTGCACGTTTGTTGCTGTACCTGTTTCTATAGCAGATGAACTAGTTGCAACACTAAATAATAGTAGATTAAAGAAGAAAAAAATAAGAGTAACTAGTATCTAGAAAGAAATACAGTTTCATTGCTTGTATATTTGTGGCATCATATTTGAAGTGCATAAAGTAATTATTAAAATTAAATTATATTACAATGAGTACAGGAACAGTAAAATTCTTCAACGATGCCAAAGGTTTCGGATTTATTAAAGAAGATAGTTCAGACAAAGAGCATTTTGTTCACATTTCAGGATTAATCGATGAAATTCGTGAGGGTGATGAAGTTGAATTTGACCTTAAAGAAGGTAACAAAGGATTGAATGCAGTAAACGTAAAAGTTATCTAAACATATACGCTTAAATTTTGTATCAAGAGGCCCATCATTATTGATGGGCCTCTTTCTTTATAATACGCTGAAAGAACATTTCTTACAAAGTTTATTATTTTTTAAGACAAAATCCTTTCAAAACTCCTGAAAGGCATTAATTTTACAGGCCTAAAAAAATGGAAAGTTATGTCTGAGATGACTACAGAGTCAGAAGAAAGAAAAACCGGTAAAGAATTATACAGTTACCAAAAAGGAGCAATCAATAAGATTTTTAAAAGTTTTGAAGACGCTCCCGAAGATTATCATCTGTTATATCAACTACCAACGGGTGGTGGTAAGACCGTGATTTTTTCTGAAATAGTAAGACAATACCTTAAACATCATAACAAAAAAGTGTTAGTGATGACACATCGTATAGAACTATGTAAGCAAACATCTAAAATGCTTACCGGGTTTGGGGTAGTTAATAAAGTAGTTGATAGCAAAGCAAATCTTGATGACCAAGAGGAGTATAGTTGTTTTGTGGCTATGGTAGAAACTTTAAATAATAGATTAAATGAAGATAAGCTTGATATCTCAGACATTGGTTTAGTCATTATTGATGAAGCACATTATAATTCTTTTACCAAATTATTTAAGTTTTTTGAAAAATCGTTTATTTTAGGAGTTACGGCTACACCATTGAGTTCGAATATGAAATTGCCGATGAAGGATAACTATAATGAATTGATTGTTGGCGAAACGATAGAATCCTTAATCGAAAATGAATTTCTTGCCCGAGCAGAAGTCTTTGCTTATAATATGGGATTGACATCTTTGGAAGTTGGATCCAACGGTGATTATACAGTAAAATCATCAGAAGACCTGTATACAAATCAAGATATGCTGGGTAAATTACTAGATGCATATAAAAAACATTCTTTGGGTAAGAAAACGCTAATTTTTAATAATGGAATTAATACTTCATTACATGTTTTTGATACATTTAGAGCTGCAGGGTTTCCTATTGCACACTTAGATAATACGGCCACAAAAAAACAGAGAAGTCAAATCCTAAAATGGTTTAAAGAAACACCTAATGCTATTTTAACATCGGTAAGTATCTTGACTACAGGATTTGATGAACCTACAGTAGATACTATAATCCTAAATAGAGCTACCAAATCTTTGACTTTATATTATCAAATGATTGGTCGTGGTTCTCGTATTCTTAAAAACAAATCTAAGTTTTCTGTAATTGATTTAGGAAATAACCTCTATCGTTTTGGACCCTGGGGAGCAGATTTGGATTGGCAAAAAATATTTAATTCACCAAATTATTATATGGATAAACTCCTTAATGATGAGGAGATTGAAGGTAAGTTCAGACATGAGATGCCAGCAGAATTAAGAGCAGAGTTTGCTAATTCTGAAGAAGTATATTTTGATATCAAAGAAACGTATATACAATCTGTAAAGAATGGCCAATCATCTAAGGTTGTATTAGAACAATCTATAGCGCAGCATGCCAAAATATGTATTGAAAATAGTGAAGATATTTATGATGCATTAGCATTAGCCAAAATGCTGGGAGAGGATACTAATTATAGAATTCAAGCCTATGCTAAATGTATAAGCAAGAGTACTCATAATTTTTTAACCTGGTTGAAAGATGATTATCGAAAGAAATTAAATACGTATCTACGTGATAATTTTGATACTTTGTTTGAAGAAATTCATGGTAGACCACCAGAAGATTAGTGTCTAAAATTTCCAAGTTATAAAGCGGCTTTTTTTATTACCCTGTTCCATAGTAATGGTAGTATGCGTTGCCTTCATTTTATTTAATTGTTTCTCTAATTTTGGAAGGTTTTCTTTTTTAGAAACAAGACTTGTAAAAAAACCTACTTGTTTAGCAAAAGGAACGCTTTGTTTTATCATTCGTTTTAGGAATAGCGCTTCACCGCCATTACACCAAAGCTCATTGGCTTGACCTCCAAAATTAAGTTCGATATGTTCTGAAATTCCTAAATTCTTTAGCTTCTTTAGTGTTCCTTTAGAAGCTT
Proteins encoded:
- a CDS encoding LytTR family DNA-binding domain-containing protein: MNCITIDDEPLAHKVIKNYCANLSFLNVVKECHSAFEAMNYLNENHVDLIFLDINMPKLKGLDFLRTLSNPPLIIVTTAYQEYAIEGYELNILDYLLKPFSFERFLKAINKAQSQKKMIESLQNGTENQVFENPKNTVNQNDSIFVKGDKKVHQIQLDSILYLESLGSYVKIHLENETITSLDRLTNFENTLPKNQFLRIHRSYIIALKKIQTIEGNRLKVAGVDIPIGSVYKHNLTHAIKK
- a CDS encoding sensor histidine kinase, giving the protein MKIQTLDTRKKNILIHVLVLFTIILIVVFSFVISDKNPFTLSSLTTYFLQVTTSFLLLIAPPVYFNIYWIIPRYLVKKRYFIYIVLLLITIIGWGYIIGYSEPLMDQYWFNQPDQEMAPESGITGMIVIILVSTLLNLSYRWFIQLSKINQIENDRLHLELSLLKNQINPHFFFNTLNNLYALSLEKSDKTPSLILKLSEIMRYTIYDCKEPRVSIGGEVTYLENFIELQKMRHHNRGIITFEKKIDDASKQIAPMILIVFLENAFKHGFDHMEKNAFINFKLQTTEKILHLHIENNFSDTENENDGGIGLENVKRRLSLIYPNAHELKIDKMDTVFTIDLKLNL
- a CDS encoding ABC transporter ATP-binding protein; the encoded protein is MELVIKNLCKTYSNGVKALDNLSLEISNGMFGLLGPNGAGKSSLMRTLATLQEADKGTIHLDTINILENPIELRKVLGYLPQEFGVYPKITAKQLLDHLAILKGITNRKERTELVNFLLQKVNLYEKRNKSVKGFSGGMKQRIGIAQALIGNPKLIIVDEPTAGLDPGERNRFHNLLANVAEDVIIILSTHIVEDVRELCQNMAIMNQGKLICKGKPQHVIDELNEKVWQKLIERNELEGYSNEHVVISNKMVDGKPLIHVLSDIKPGAGFTLVSPTLEDVFFSKIDSIREIV
- a CDS encoding M1 family aminopeptidase, which encodes MFKTFFFKEISMGLKRSMVYIFFFIFAAIAAIGVVSDGITFGGATGNILKNAPHVITLYVANLSIIALLIATAYFNNAALRDYQNNFDGIIFSTALNKASYFFGRFFGALFLSTIPLLGVFFGFFIGTDISVEMGMASADRMGILNSEAFINNYLIFILPNMFVAGAIIFAVANKWKSTMVSFIATIIIIVAYLLSGTFLKDISTESFAALTDIMGLKAYTIDSKYFTSIEKNTEIVSFTGWLFVNRLLWLSVGIVTIIASYLSFSFVQKHKKVKTKKETKKSDVSVQVFNLPNTTNSFSFITSWNQFISFFKINFYTILKSNTFKILLAFGVLILINKLLNGFEFYGLQSYHVTSKMLAFNRPISMIIGIIILIFFSGELVWRERSNNINGVIDGTPHNSLTLILAKIAALIVINLLFDLFLIVVSILYQLLNGYTNPEIGVYVLDFLYSGVTMYVIWSCILVFIQVILNNKYIAYFVSILLIFMFEFLIVDALGIKSYMLNLGFTPSYLYSDMNGFSSELIAINWFNLYWMLFGFVLITLASLFWVRGTVKGVKSRFKSAKNHFTKKYVLCLSVIVVLFTLTSSFVYYNTQILNPYGSASEIKMMQKSYENMYKKYEHIIQPKIVEIKYKVDIYPNDRNVISKSFITIENKGEYAIDSLHYSLIHFIDSGVDGIELKESEWKKSLTIPNSKLVYNDSDLGYQIYKLEKPLLPGAQMKFTLETEYLSKGFENTMSNIRVVKNGTFFDSNYLLPTFGYEAYNEIMDASDRKERGLKPRKLINKLEEKDKTYLKENYITGKISDWVNVETTISTSNDQTAIAPGTLVKQWSANGRNYFNYKNDHTSLNFTNFMSAKYEVARKKWNGVDIEVYYHKAHDYNIDIMLSGIEKSLMYYTENFGPYFHKQARIIEIPRYYNFAQSFPGTMPYTEGGGFVSNLTNENDTNVVYSIIAHEMAHQYWGHQVVGANVQGATMLSESFSEYAALMVMKHELNDDIKMKRFLAYDFEKYLKGRSNETQKELPLYQVGNQGYIHYGKGSLVLYALQDYIGEERVNTALKAFLNGYKYKETPFPTTLDFLTYLEPLIPEKYKYLITDWFKEITLYDYRLKDATYKRKGNGKYKVSMDIEASKIKVDGLGTETKVKQRDWVDIGVYADTEEKHLIFSKRVLFTDEKMNFSFEIDTIPAKAAIDPKRLLIERVIDDNVKEF
- a CDS encoding DEAD/DEAH box helicase produces the protein MSRQFSDLGVLVPLQKSLVDLNFSTPTDIQEKSIPILLQKKDDFVGLAKTGTGKTAAFGLPLLQMIDASNPSIQAVILAPTRELGHQIHSDLTSFIKYLPDISIASVCGGIPIKPQIERLTNPTHIVIATPGRLIDLMNRDAIDIKNSNYLVLDEADEMVNSLKEDLDKIVAVLPKNRRTILFTATMPGTIKQMVQNYMSKHIIQVSADMETVGHQGIDHRYVVVKPIEKLEVLMHFLSSKEGERGIIFCKTKAAVNKLAKNLAINKFSSGALHGSLSQPIRDRIMGQFREGHIDILVATDLAARGIDIKEISYVVNYHLPDVYDTYVHRSGRTARAGAKGLSLTVLQQEEAHEISDFENELGISFQEYKKADAQSIEENNGLLWAKKIFKTKPNHTVSTEFKDKIKTVFHHLTKEELIEKLLANYLAQHTNSTHTKTEIPKKKKK
- a CDS encoding DEAD/DEAH box helicase — protein: MANIIKKQQHILEKMNIQSLNPMQEDALVAIKETTNTIILSPTGTGKTLAFLLPIIANLDPESTEIQALVLVPSRELAIQIEQVVREMGSGYKVNAVYGGRSISKDKIELKHTPAILIGTPGRIVDHFSRERFSKESIKTLVLDEFDKSLEVGFEYEMRGIINELPGINRRILTSATQEIDIPDFVKLENPTIIDYLGDGVSNLTIKTIVSPSKNKLDTLVSLLHQLGNQPGIIFCNLKDTISKVSDFLDKNNISHGCFYGGMEQKDRERSLIKFRNGTHQIIIATDLAARGIDIPEIKYIVHYQLPLKVEEFTHRNGRTARVNAKGTAYVLKWEKENLPDFIENAEIETISKHSIREPQYWQTLFISGGRKDKISKGDIAGLFFKQGKINKDQLGVIELKQDCTFVAVPVSIADELVATLNNSRLKKKKIRVTSI
- a CDS encoding cold-shock protein; amino-acid sequence: MSTGTVKFFNDAKGFGFIKEDSSDKEHFVHISGLIDEIREGDEVEFDLKEGNKGLNAVNVKVI
- a CDS encoding DEAD/DEAH box helicase, which produces MSEMTTESEERKTGKELYSYQKGAINKIFKSFEDAPEDYHLLYQLPTGGGKTVIFSEIVRQYLKHHNKKVLVMTHRIELCKQTSKMLTGFGVVNKVVDSKANLDDQEEYSCFVAMVETLNNRLNEDKLDISDIGLVIIDEAHYNSFTKLFKFFEKSFILGVTATPLSSNMKLPMKDNYNELIVGETIESLIENEFLARAEVFAYNMGLTSLEVGSNGDYTVKSSEDLYTNQDMLGKLLDAYKKHSLGKKTLIFNNGINTSLHVFDTFRAAGFPIAHLDNTATKKQRSQILKWFKETPNAILTSVSILTTGFDEPTVDTIILNRATKSLTLYYQMIGRGSRILKNKSKFSVIDLGNNLYRFGPWGADLDWQKIFNSPNYYMDKLLNDEEIEGKFRHEMPAELRAEFANSEEVYFDIKETYIQSVKNGQSSKVVLEQSIAQHAKICIENSEDIYDALALAKMLGEDTNYRIQAYAKCISKSTHNFLTWLKDDYRKKLNTYLRDNFDTLFEEIHGRPPED